One genomic segment of Leptospira wolbachii serovar Codice str. CDC includes these proteins:
- a CDS encoding DUF1365 domain-containing protein has protein sequence MYEADVFHARTAPIPNKFQYRIFNFYLDLSEIDQLSNKSFWFSRNRWNLFSFYDKDHIQFGKEYVYENIKSFLETSGVTRPIGKIFLLTNLRIFGYVFNPVSFYYCYDIAGEPLVSLAEVGNTFGEIKPYFGYFKKAKGTIADPEVYIREKKNFYVSPFIPLDSEFEFRLNIPKEQLQIGVDSFENGKRILTTSFLGKKIPFHSKYLLKLFTRFPFITVKIITLIHWQAFKLWMKKIPYIQKDQNLEKQTGVPLGEITEPVPLTRHD, from the coding sequence ATGTATGAGGCGGATGTGTTCCATGCACGAACCGCACCCATTCCCAACAAATTTCAATATCGGATATTTAATTTTTATTTGGATTTATCCGAAATAGACCAGTTGTCAAACAAAAGCTTCTGGTTTTCGAGAAACCGCTGGAACCTCTTTTCCTTTTATGACAAAGACCACATCCAGTTTGGAAAAGAGTACGTTTACGAAAACATAAAGTCCTTCCTCGAAACCTCTGGGGTGACAAGACCTATCGGAAAGATATTTCTACTAACCAACCTTCGTATCTTCGGCTACGTATTTAATCCTGTCAGTTTTTACTATTGTTATGATATTGCTGGCGAACCACTAGTTTCCCTTGCGGAAGTAGGAAATACCTTTGGAGAGATCAAACCTTACTTTGGATATTTTAAAAAAGCCAAGGGGACCATTGCTGATCCGGAAGTGTACATTCGAGAGAAGAAGAATTTTTATGTCTCTCCTTTCATTCCCTTAGATTCCGAATTTGAGTTTCGATTGAACATACCAAAGGAACAATTACAGATTGGTGTCGACTCTTTTGAAAATGGGAAACGGATTCTTACCACTTCCTTTCTTGGAAAAAAAATTCCATTTCATTCTAAATACTTATTAAAACTTTTTACCCGATTTCCTTTCATCACCGTCAAAATAATAACATTGATTCATTGGCAAGCTTTCAAGTTATGGATGAAAAAAATTCCATACATACAGAAAGACCAAAACTTAGAAAAACAAACAGGAGTTCCCCTTGGAGAAATCACAGAACCAGTCCCTCTTACAAGACACGATTGA